TGGCATTTTGTGAAATATCTATTGCGATGGCATTCCTTTTAGGGATAATGTGCTATGTCAAGGCTTAGAGTATTTTATTAGTTGAGCTATTTTGCTGCTGCACAGCTAAAACCTTGCAAGACCCCTTTGTAGATAATGTAATACGTAGAAATTATTTGGTGTTTGTGTTTGGCAGTTGTGACAATTTAAATGGTTAATGTTGCTGTTTTCAAAAGCTTGTTAGAAGGAGAAAATAATGCTACTTTAATTAACTGACCACTCGAGCATGCATTTCTAACTCGTAGAGTCATCCATAGAAGAGCGATTGACTAACTTTGAGATGAAGTGGAGGCATACCTTGCTAGTAACTGAAGTTGTATTCAAGGCTATGGGCACTGATGGTACAGAGATTCTCGCCAAGCTAGCCGAGGTTAGAGCACGTCTGTCTGCATCCCATGAGCCTGGCCCGACTCCCGCTCCCACCAATGATGCCCCAGCTCaggtagttgaggatgttgttgcTGATCAGATGACTGTGTTGGATGCCACCACTGTAGATACTGATGACTCCACCTTTTCTCCACCTACTCTCGCACCTGCTGTTTCTACTGTTGATGTTCCTCCTGTTTTTGTTGCACCTaatgctgctgctactgctgataCCCCTAATTCGGCTGTTTATCCAGCTCTTGCTTCTCTTGCGCCTGTTATTACTGCGGCTGCTGTTTCTATCCCGCCAGCTGAGGCGGGAGACACACCTATGCCAGACGCATCTGCCTAGAAGGGGTTCTCTTCACCCAACCCGATTTCGCGTGCATAGGAGACTATTCACAATTGTAAGTGGTGGGGGAATTAAACTTTTGTGGATGATTGTAATTAATTGACTAACCCTTCTTCTAGCAAAATATGGTGTTCCTGACAAAAAATTGGAGCTCGGATGCATGATGCTAACAGTACTACTAATACTAGTGAACCTTTTTTAGCTCCCCCTTATATGTTTTGAAGATTTTGGAGGCAAACAAAACGGGGAACTCAGTATATTTGTAAATCTAGACTTGTAGTTTTAGTATGTGATTGGGCACTGTAGTTAGTTTATGTACCGGGCGCTACAGAAAACGCCCTATTTTCTACCAATTCAAAGTGTAATGTAAAGTATCCTTTtgcataaaaaagaaaagaaaaagactaaCATGTTATGAAACTAAGCTCAAAGTAACAATATGAAACACTAAAATAGACAAAAGTAGAGAGGAAGAGAGAACTTTCTTATTTCATCAAGTGTTTTCTAAGTGTGTTTTCAAGCATATACAATATCACTTCTCTTCCTCTATTTATAGTACTCTATTACATAGAGTGTTACCAAAGAATACCATAAATATGTCGTTGTACTtatcattaagcatttgagatcatggaggaagatcaTGGGGGATTATGGAGTTACAATCATAATTCCATAAGTATTAGAGTAGTTGGAGTTATGGAGATAATGGAGAAGAGTAGTGATCATTACTCATTTGGTGGTTATGGACATCCACCATAATTTTTgtaactcccccttggatgtccatagataatgtgcctcgttaaaaccttactaggaaaaaatcCTATGgtaaaaaatcctagtgaaggaaaaagagtacacatatcatGTAATACGCATTGCTTGatgcctcattaaaaaccctTGCTAGAAAAACCCAGTGAGATAAAATCGTAGCTAAGAGAAAAAGAGTACAAAGCATATTTGCCTTCCCCCCTCCCCCATGATA
This sequence is a window from Nicotiana sylvestris chromosome 3, ASM39365v2, whole genome shotgun sequence. Protein-coding genes within it:
- the LOC104220725 gene encoding uncharacterized protein: MPGLIVKKLQEDESMSEDDYDSDADDDDSDDADDGDTDDDDKNACALEERLANIERMHKQIWLVIETKAKDKGINITEILAQFPGGLSAFHEPGPTPTQESSIEERLTNFEMKWRHTLLVTEVVFKAMGTDGTEILAKLAEVRARLSASHEPGPTPAPTNDAPAQVVEDVVADQMTVLDATTVDTDDSTFSPPTLAPAVSTVDVPPVFVAPNAAATADTPNSAVYPALASLAPVITAAAVSIPPAEAGDTPMPDASA